The Trinickia acidisoli genome includes a window with the following:
- a CDS encoding methyl-accepting chemotaxis protein — MLDNIKIRAGLTATLCVFAAFLMTVIGVGYDTLRHAMDGFQDAQLSSSALASLNASSEKLLQARLTLSSYEILFHVGKPTDGLLDEAKGLLAESNRDFDAYARRPYSSENERALAASVGQARAALVNQAIEPEYKALVNGDFMSFRTIQGDVADRSYRVYAKAIDALETLQSDAQHRSAEALTQRFRTSVLLFAGIGAAALLICFVARALLTRALIEPIDRAIAHFGRIAGGDLTGSIAQNSSNEMGQLLGALRQMRDALAATVSAVRGGAGEIADGVKEIAAGNRDLSVRTAQQAASLQQTAATMGTLSSTVKHNADYAKEANELARGALETVTRGGDVVKRVIDTMNGITASSRKVTEITGMIEGIAFQTNILSLNAAVEAARAGEQGRGFAVVASEVRSLAQRAATAAKEIKELLGQSSTQIEEGAALVAMAGGTMSEAMGAVERVTHIVIEIEAAASEQHAGIEEVNGAIGRIDDVTQNNVALVEQAAAAAKSLEEQAAMLLDAVAVFHVE; from the coding sequence ATGCTCGACAACATCAAGATCCGTGCAGGGCTGACGGCAACCCTTTGCGTGTTCGCCGCGTTTTTGATGACCGTGATCGGGGTGGGCTACGACACGCTCAGGCACGCGATGGACGGCTTTCAGGACGCGCAGCTCAGTTCGTCCGCGCTCGCGTCGCTGAACGCCAGTTCCGAGAAGCTGCTGCAAGCGCGGCTCACGCTGTCGAGTTACGAGATCCTGTTCCATGTGGGCAAGCCGACGGACGGTTTGCTCGACGAGGCGAAGGGCCTGCTCGCCGAGTCGAATCGAGATTTCGATGCCTATGCGCGCCGCCCATATTCGAGCGAGAACGAGCGCGCGCTCGCGGCGAGCGTCGGCCAGGCGCGCGCAGCGCTCGTGAATCAGGCGATCGAGCCTGAGTACAAGGCGCTCGTCAACGGCGACTTCATGTCGTTTCGCACGATTCAGGGCGATGTCGCCGATCGCAGCTACCGTGTCTATGCGAAGGCGATCGACGCGCTCGAAACGCTGCAGTCGGATGCGCAGCACCGTAGCGCCGAGGCTTTGACACAACGCTTCCGGACTTCGGTGCTGTTGTTTGCGGGGATCGGGGCCGCCGCGCTCTTGATTTGTTTCGTGGCGCGCGCGCTGCTCACGCGCGCATTGATCGAGCCGATCGATCGCGCTATTGCGCACTTCGGGCGGATCGCGGGCGGGGATCTGACGGGCTCGATCGCGCAGAATTCCAGCAACGAAATGGGCCAACTCCTCGGCGCGCTGAGGCAGATGCGCGACGCGCTCGCGGCCACCGTATCGGCGGTGCGCGGCGGCGCGGGCGAAATTGCCGACGGCGTGAAGGAAATCGCGGCGGGCAATCGCGATCTGTCGGTACGCACGGCACAGCAAGCGGCGTCGCTGCAGCAGACGGCGGCGACGATGGGCACGCTCTCGTCGACGGTGAAGCACAACGCCGATTACGCGAAGGAGGCGAACGAGCTCGCACGCGGCGCGCTGGAAACCGTCACGCGCGGCGGGGATGTCGTCAAGCGTGTGATCGATACCATGAACGGCATCACCGCATCGTCGCGCAAGGTGACCGAGATCACCGGCATGATCGAGGGCATCGCGTTCCAAACCAACATTCTTTCGCTGAACGCCGCGGTTGAAGCCGCGCGCGCGGGCGAGCAAGGGCGCGGGTTCGCCGTCGTTGCCTCGGAAGTGCGTAGTCTCGCGCAGCGCGCGGCGACGGCCGCCAAAGAGATCAAGGAACTGCTCGGTCAGTCGTCGACGCAGATCGAAGAGGGCGCCGCGCTCGTCGCCATGGCGGGCGGGACGATGAGCGAAGCGATGGGCGCTGTCGAACGCGTGACGCACATCGTGATCGAGATTGAAGCGGCCGCGAGCGAGCAGCATGCGGGGATCGAAGAGGTCAACGGTGCGATCGGCCGGATCGACGACGTGACGCAGAACAACGTCGCGCTCGTCGAGCAGGCTGCGGCCGCGGCGAAGTCGCTCGAGGAACAGGCGGCGATGCTGCTCGATGCCGTCGCCGTGTTCCACGTCGAGTAG
- a CDS encoding FadR/GntR family transcriptional regulator, whose amino-acid sequence MPARIYSDILNRIIDGEYKEGERLPTEHALAERFATSRPTVREALAQLRADGIIATRHGSGTTVVRRPDPDVRRFAPLETLSDIRRCYEYRVVIESGAAALAAEKAEDEDIAAIRHEWDNLQTIVETSGIGAKDDFAFHLAVARASRNQFFVAALSAIHEQMVFSMNLSRNLSLVKSIERQRVVQQEHLEVLEAIQQRDPARATRAMRDHLERALSRMFGS is encoded by the coding sequence ATGCCGGCGCGAATTTACAGCGACATCCTCAATCGCATCATCGACGGCGAATACAAGGAAGGGGAGCGGCTACCGACCGAGCACGCGCTCGCGGAACGCTTTGCGACTTCGCGGCCGACCGTGCGCGAGGCGCTCGCCCAGTTGCGCGCCGACGGCATCATCGCGACGCGCCACGGCTCAGGCACGACGGTCGTGCGGCGTCCAGACCCGGACGTGCGCCGCTTCGCGCCGCTCGAGACGCTGTCGGACATTCGGCGCTGCTATGAGTACCGCGTCGTGATCGAATCCGGCGCCGCCGCACTCGCCGCCGAAAAAGCCGAGGACGAGGACATCGCCGCGATTCGCCACGAGTGGGACAACCTTCAGACGATCGTCGAAACGTCAGGCATCGGCGCGAAAGACGACTTCGCTTTTCACCTTGCCGTCGCTCGCGCGTCGAGGAATCAATTCTTCGTCGCCGCCTTGTCGGCGATTCACGAGCAGATGGTGTTCAGCATGAACCTGTCGCGCAACCTGTCGCTGGTCAAGTCGATCGAGCGACAGAGGGTCGTCCAGCAAGAGCACCTCGAAGTGCTCGAAGCGATCCAACAACGCGACCCGGCGCGCGCGACGCGCGCGATGCGCGATCACCTCGAACGCGCGCTGAGCCGAATGTTCGGTTCCTGA
- a CDS encoding SMP-30/gluconolactonase/LRE family protein, with product MNETTPAKPRRLEPRNARRSAVGESPVWRASQNALYWVDIPAQTLARYEVSNERRTEWLLPERVGCIAFDRNGTVLAALETGLFALTLHEPAPATARSGDMPAHCGTLTTRRLASVTHDAERMRFNDGRCDRQGRFWAGTMVQDAPPPHPAGKLYRYEANTGLSAPIVEGLCTQNGLAWSPDGRTMYLSDSHPSSRVIWTFDYDIDDGVPTNRRVFADLHDYAGRPDGAAIDAEGCYWICANDAGLLLRFAPDGRLDRKLALPASKPSMCAFGGPGFDTLFVTTICPNPVSEHDGYVFAMHPGVRGLPEPEFAGTL from the coding sequence ATGAACGAGACAACACCCGCTAAGCCGCGCCGCTTGGAGCCGCGCAACGCACGACGCTCCGCCGTCGGTGAGAGCCCGGTTTGGCGGGCCTCGCAGAACGCGCTCTACTGGGTCGACATCCCGGCGCAGACGCTCGCGCGCTACGAGGTTTCCAATGAGCGGCGCACCGAATGGCTGCTACCCGAACGCGTCGGGTGCATTGCATTCGACCGCAACGGCACAGTGCTGGCCGCGCTCGAAACCGGACTGTTCGCGCTCACGCTGCATGAGCCCGCCCCCGCAACCGCCCGCTCCGGCGATATGCCCGCGCATTGCGGGACGCTAACGACCCGCCGCCTCGCATCCGTCACGCACGACGCCGAGCGCATGCGCTTCAACGACGGCCGCTGCGATCGCCAAGGCCGCTTCTGGGCCGGAACGATGGTGCAGGACGCCCCCCCCCCTCACCCCGCGGGCAAACTCTATCGCTACGAGGCGAATACCGGCCTGTCCGCGCCGATCGTCGAGGGCCTATGCACCCAAAACGGCCTCGCCTGGTCGCCCGACGGCCGCACGATGTACCTGTCCGATTCACACCCCTCGAGCCGGGTTATCTGGACGTTCGACTACGACATCGACGACGGCGTGCCGACTAACCGCCGAGTCTTCGCCGATTTGCACGACTATGCCGGCCGCCCCGACGGCGCGGCGATCGACGCCGAGGGCTGCTATTGGATCTGCGCGAACGACGCCGGTCTGCTGCTGCGCTTTGCGCCCGATGGCCGGCTCGATCGCAAGCTCGCGCTGCCGGCGTCCAAGCCGTCGATGTGCGCATTCGGCGGACCGGGCTTCGATACGCTGTTCGTGACGACGATCTGCCCGAATCCCGTCAGCGAACACGACGGCTATGTGTTCGCGATGCATCCGGGCGTGCGCGGCCTGCCCGAACCCGAGTTCGCCGGTACGCTCTGA
- a CDS encoding TRAP transporter small permease, protein MNFIKRPSGVIALLITVFASLCMAVLCVLVMYSVVMRYVFDNAPDYVEPIGLLMVLVIAFMGAALKVRDGGHIGLDSLAKALPPRWRLALEVLQQLCLVAFSVAVCIGTKEMAMTTLDDQIPILGLPEAVRYAIPFVASVCTILFSIERLLALFAAKRT, encoded by the coding sequence ATGAACTTCATCAAGCGTCCGAGCGGCGTCATCGCGCTGCTGATTACGGTGTTCGCATCGCTTTGCATGGCCGTGCTGTGCGTGCTCGTCATGTATAGCGTCGTGATGCGCTATGTCTTCGACAACGCCCCCGATTATGTCGAGCCGATCGGCCTGCTCATGGTGCTCGTCATCGCGTTCATGGGTGCCGCGCTGAAAGTGCGCGACGGCGGGCATATCGGCTTGGACTCGCTGGCCAAGGCATTGCCGCCCAGATGGCGGCTCGCGCTCGAAGTGCTGCAACAGCTTTGCCTCGTCGCGTTTTCTGTCGCAGTGTGCATCGGCACGAAGGAAATGGCGATGACCACGCTCGACGACCAGATTCCGATTTTGGGTTTGCCCGAAGCCGTTCGCTACGCGATCCCGTTCGTTGCCAGCGTCTGCACCATTCTCTTTTCAATCGAGCGCTTGCTGGCGCTCTTCGCGGCTAAGCGGACGTGA
- a CDS encoding NAD-dependent epimerase/dehydratase family protein, translating into MKKVALTGAAGQLGRVLRKALLERGVDLRSAAGSKPLEPIVDGEDVMHGDLREATVVDRLLDGVDVLIHMAGTSVERPLPEIIENNLRALVEVYEGARRHGVRRIVFASSNHAIGMYPVQAKLELDCAFRPDGFYGLSKMWGEGLARLYWDKHGIETVCIRIGSCVEKPTEFRHLSTWLGFDDLMQLIDRSINVPDLGFEVVWGVSANTRSYWDNAGAERLGYRPTQNAEDYAAEVLAKTNPLDATAQQYQGGSFARFDFSRQDTTPHTR; encoded by the coding sequence GTGAAGAAAGTTGCATTGACCGGTGCGGCTGGCCAGCTCGGCCGTGTATTGCGCAAAGCGCTGCTCGAGCGCGGCGTCGATCTTAGATCGGCAGCCGGCTCGAAGCCGCTCGAGCCGATCGTCGACGGCGAGGACGTCATGCACGGCGATCTGCGCGAGGCCACCGTCGTCGACCGGCTGCTCGACGGCGTCGACGTGCTGATCCATATGGCCGGCACGAGCGTCGAACGTCCGCTGCCCGAGATCATCGAGAACAATTTGCGCGCGCTCGTCGAAGTATACGAAGGGGCGCGCCGCCACGGCGTGCGCCGCATCGTCTTCGCGAGTTCGAATCACGCGATCGGCATGTATCCGGTTCAAGCCAAGCTCGAACTCGACTGCGCGTTCCGTCCCGACGGCTTTTACGGCCTCAGCAAGATGTGGGGCGAAGGCCTTGCCCGACTGTATTGGGACAAACATGGAATCGAGACCGTCTGCATTCGCATCGGCAGTTGCGTCGAGAAGCCGACCGAGTTCCGCCACTTGAGCACCTGGCTCGGCTTCGACGATCTGATGCAACTGATCGACCGATCGATCAACGTACCCGATCTCGGCTTCGAGGTGGTATGGGGCGTGTCCGCGAACACGCGCAGCTATTGGGACAACGCCGGCGCCGAGCGCCTCGGCTATCGTCCGACCCAGAACGCCGAGGACTACGCGGCCGAGGTTCTCGCCAAGACGAACCCGCTCGACGCCACGGCGCAGCAGTATCAAGGCGGTAGCTTCGCGCGCTTCGACTTCTCGCGACAAGACACCACGCCTCACACGCGCTGA
- a CDS encoding TRAP transporter large permease — MELLILVVSFLVLLVLGVPVSFALGLSCVVTYLHEGLPLATAMQSMVSGINAFSFLAVPFFILSGELMLHGGIADRILRFAQATVGHFRGGLGMANVVACTMFGGVSGSPTADTSAMGGVVIPLMKREGYSAAYAVNVTTHASLAGALMPTSTNMIIYALAAQGITGVVAGHAVSGVSIGDLLFSGLLPVLWVMGFVLLAAYWQAVRYRFPRRADGSSDLPVFPGWMAVGKSFVGAVPGLFVILIILTCVAKGIATATEAAAIAVAYSLVLTVVVYRTMTLKKLCVALARATRTTGVVLLLIGVSNMLRFQMAYLEIPDAIEHLLEHATTMPWLMLLYINVIQVFLGTFVDMAAHILITTPLFLPMAMHYGVGPVQFGIMILLNCSLGLVHPPIGSVQFIGCAIGEVSIGETTKIAWPYYMAIFSAINIVTYFPYFSTWLPSLINAHPVF; from the coding sequence ATGGAACTCTTGATTCTTGTCGTCAGTTTTCTCGTTCTTCTCGTGCTGGGGGTGCCGGTTTCATTCGCCCTCGGCCTGTCCTGCGTGGTGACTTACCTGCATGAAGGGCTGCCGCTCGCGACGGCGATGCAGTCGATGGTTTCAGGTATCAACGCATTCTCGTTTCTCGCAGTGCCGTTTTTCATTCTCTCGGGCGAGCTGATGCTGCACGGGGGCATCGCGGATCGCATTTTGCGCTTCGCGCAAGCCACGGTCGGGCATTTCCGCGGCGGCCTCGGGATGGCGAACGTCGTCGCCTGCACGATGTTCGGCGGCGTGTCGGGCTCGCCGACCGCGGATACCTCGGCCATGGGCGGCGTCGTCATTCCGCTCATGAAGCGCGAAGGATATAGCGCCGCCTACGCGGTCAACGTCACGACGCACGCCTCGCTTGCGGGCGCGCTGATGCCGACGTCGACCAACATGATCATCTATGCGCTCGCCGCCCAAGGTATCACCGGCGTCGTCGCCGGACATGCGGTCAGCGGCGTGTCGATCGGCGACCTGTTGTTCTCGGGGCTGCTCCCCGTGCTGTGGGTGATGGGCTTCGTGCTGCTGGCCGCCTACTGGCAGGCCGTGCGCTATCGCTTTCCGCGTCGTGCGGACGGTTCGTCCGACCTGCCGGTCTTTCCCGGTTGGATGGCGGTCGGCAAGTCGTTCGTCGGCGCCGTGCCCGGCTTGTTCGTGATCCTCATCATCCTCACCTGCGTCGCGAAAGGCATTGCAACGGCCACCGAGGCGGCCGCGATCGCCGTCGCGTACTCGCTCGTGCTGACCGTGGTCGTCTATCGGACGATGACGCTCAAGAAGCTCTGCGTCGCGCTCGCGCGCGCCACCCGAACGACCGGGGTCGTGCTGCTGCTCATCGGCGTGTCGAACATGCTGCGTTTCCAGATGGCCTATCTGGAGATTCCCGACGCGATCGAACATCTGCTCGAGCATGCGACGACGATGCCTTGGCTGATGCTGCTTTACATCAACGTGATTCAGGTGTTTCTCGGCACGTTCGTCGATATGGCCGCGCACATCCTCATCACGACGCCGCTGTTCCTGCCGATGGCGATGCATTACGGCGTGGGCCCGGTGCAGTTCGGGATCATGATCTTGCTGAACTGCTCGCTCGGCCTCGTTCACCCGCCGATCGGATCGGTGCAGTTCATCGGCTGCGCGATCGGCGAAGTGTCGATCGGCGAGACGACGAAAATCGCGTGGCCGTATTACATGGCCATCTTCAGCGCGATCAACATCGTGACGTATTTCCCGTACTTTTCGACCTGGTTGCCGAGTCTCATCAACGCGCATCCGGTGTTTTGA
- a CDS encoding 2-hydroxy-3-oxopropionate reductase: MFDQASNRARERSSEERQMSKVGFIGLGIMGAPMALNLLKGGHELYAHTRRQVPSELTAAGATACEHAKAVAQAAEIIVTMLPDTPDVEHVLFGENGVAAGLTPGKLVIDMSSIAPLATREFARRINALGCDYLDAPVSGGEVGAKAATLTIMVGGPQSAFARAKPLFDLMGRNITLVGGNGDGQTAKVANQIIVALTIEAVGEALLFAAKAGADPAKVREALMGGFASSRVLEVHGERMIKRTFEPGFRIELHQKDLNLALDTARSLGMALPNTAGTQQLFSACVANGGRGWDHSAIVRALELTANFSLESANSDNSAAQADA; encoded by the coding sequence ATCTTTGACCAAGCGTCTAATCGAGCGCGCGAGCGCTCATCCGAGGAAAGACAGATGAGCAAGGTCGGTTTTATCGGCTTGGGCATCATGGGCGCCCCGATGGCCCTGAATCTCCTGAAAGGCGGGCACGAACTCTACGCGCATACGCGCCGCCAAGTGCCCAGCGAGCTGACGGCCGCGGGCGCAACCGCGTGCGAGCACGCGAAGGCCGTCGCGCAAGCGGCCGAGATCATCGTCACGATGCTGCCCGACACACCCGACGTCGAGCATGTGCTCTTCGGCGAAAACGGCGTTGCCGCCGGCCTTACGCCCGGCAAGCTCGTGATCGACATGAGTTCGATCGCGCCGCTCGCCACGCGCGAGTTCGCCCGCCGCATCAATGCACTCGGCTGCGACTATCTGGACGCGCCGGTATCGGGCGGCGAGGTGGGCGCAAAAGCCGCCACGCTGACCATCATGGTCGGCGGCCCGCAGTCAGCGTTCGCCCGCGCCAAACCGCTGTTCGATCTGATGGGCCGCAACATCACGCTGGTGGGCGGCAACGGTGACGGCCAAACCGCCAAGGTCGCCAATCAAATCATTGTCGCGCTCACGATCGAGGCCGTCGGCGAAGCGCTATTGTTCGCCGCGAAGGCCGGCGCCGATCCGGCCAAGGTCCGCGAAGCGCTGATGGGCGGCTTTGCCTCGTCGCGCGTGCTCGAAGTGCACGGCGAACGAATGATCAAGCGCACGTTCGAGCCCGGCTTTCGGATCGAACTGCATCAGAAGGACTTGAATCTCGCGCTCGACACCGCACGCAGCCTCGGAATGGCATTGCCGAACACGGCCGGCACGCAGCAGCTTTTCAGCGCATGCGTCGCGAACGGCGGCCGCGGCTGGGATCATTCGGCGATCGTCCGGGCGCTCGAACTGACGGCGAATTTCTCGCTCGAGTCGGCCAATTCAGACAACTCGGCCGCGCAAGCGGACGCATAG
- a CDS encoding CysB family HTH-type transcriptional regulator translates to MNLHQFRFVREAVRQNYNLTEAAKALYTSQPGVSKAIIELEDELGVEIFTRHGKRVRSLTEPGRIILASVERILQEVESLKRVGKDFAAQDQGNLVIAATHTQARYSLPAAIAEFKKRFPKVHLSILQGSPTQVAEMVLHDHADVAIATEAISSYKDLVSLPCFQWHHVAVLLADHPLLQRKQLSLEDLAQYPLITYDNAFAGRTKINQAFALRGLSPDIVLEAIDADVIKTYVELGLGVGIMADIAFNAERDRHLRAMPVGHLFGSNLTRVALKQGAYLRSYVYTLVELLSPTLNRKLIEQALKGEHESYEL, encoded by the coding sequence ATGAACCTGCACCAATTTAGGTTCGTGCGCGAGGCGGTCCGACAGAACTACAACCTGACCGAGGCGGCCAAGGCGCTCTATACCTCGCAGCCGGGCGTCTCGAAGGCGATCATCGAGCTCGAGGACGAATTAGGCGTCGAAATCTTCACGCGCCACGGCAAGCGTGTCCGGTCGCTGACGGAGCCGGGGCGCATCATCCTCGCGTCGGTCGAGCGGATCTTGCAGGAGGTGGAGAGCCTCAAGCGCGTCGGCAAAGACTTCGCGGCACAGGATCAGGGCAATCTCGTGATCGCTGCGACGCACACGCAGGCGCGCTACTCGCTGCCCGCCGCGATCGCCGAGTTCAAGAAGCGGTTTCCGAAGGTGCATCTGTCGATCCTGCAGGGCAGCCCGACGCAAGTGGCGGAGATGGTGCTGCACGACCACGCCGACGTTGCGATCGCGACCGAAGCGATTTCGTCATACAAAGACCTCGTTTCGCTGCCTTGCTTCCAGTGGCACCACGTGGCCGTGCTGCTCGCCGATCACCCGCTGCTGCAGCGCAAGCAACTCTCGCTCGAAGATCTCGCGCAGTACCCGCTGATCACCTACGACAACGCCTTCGCCGGCCGCACGAAGATCAATCAGGCGTTCGCGCTGCGGGGGCTCTCGCCCGACATCGTGCTCGAGGCCATCGACGCCGACGTCATCAAGACGTACGTCGAGCTCGGCTTGGGCGTGGGGATCATGGCCGACATCGCGTTCAACGCCGAGCGCGACCGCCATTTGCGCGCGATGCCGGTCGGGCACCTGTTCGGCAGCAACCTGACGCGCGTCGCGCTCAAGCAAGGCGCCTATCTGCGCAGCTACGTGTATACGCTCGTCGAACTGCTTTCGCCGACGCTCAATCGCAAGCTGATCGAGCAGGCGCTCAAAGGCGAGCACGAGAGCTACGAGTTGTAA
- a CDS encoding HpcH/HpaI aldolase family protein, producing MKLPENRFKRALAARQQQIGLWSSLASPVSVELLAGTGFDWLLLDMEHAPNELPMVNSQLQAMAASKTHPIVRPPWNDMVTIKRLLDVGAQTLLIPYVETEEQARDAVAFTRYPPQGVRGYASSSRASGYGRVADYAKQCASELCVLVQVESRLGLDNLERIAAVDGIDGVFIGPGDLAAALGHVGEISHPEVQSVIEDTIGRIVATGKPAGILTPNETLARRYIELGCMFTAVGSDIGILGRGAEQLAARFRSSN from the coding sequence ATGAAACTCCCCGAGAATCGTTTCAAGCGCGCGCTCGCCGCGCGCCAGCAACAGATCGGCTTGTGGTCGAGCCTCGCGAGCCCCGTGTCGGTGGAGTTGCTGGCCGGCACGGGCTTCGATTGGCTCTTGCTCGACATGGAGCACGCGCCGAACGAGTTGCCGATGGTCAACAGCCAGCTTCAAGCGATGGCCGCCTCGAAGACGCATCCGATCGTGCGGCCGCCGTGGAACGATATGGTGACGATCAAGCGCTTGTTGGACGTGGGCGCGCAAACGCTGTTGATTCCTTACGTCGAAACCGAAGAACAGGCCCGCGATGCGGTCGCCTTCACGCGCTACCCGCCGCAAGGCGTGCGCGGTTATGCGTCTTCGTCCCGCGCGTCCGGGTATGGCCGCGTCGCCGACTACGCGAAGCAATGCGCGAGCGAGCTATGCGTGCTCGTGCAGGTGGAGAGCCGCCTTGGGCTCGATAACCTCGAGCGCATCGCGGCCGTCGACGGCATCGACGGCGTGTTCATCGGCCCGGGCGATCTCGCCGCCGCGCTCGGCCATGTCGGCGAGATCAGCCATCCTGAAGTCCAATCGGTGATCGAAGACACGATTGGCCGCATCGTCGCAACGGGCAAGCCCGCCGGCATCCTCACGCCGAACGAGACGCTCGCGCGCCGCTACATCGAATTGGGCTGTATGTTCACCGCGGTAGGCTCCGACATCGGCATTCTCGGACGCGGCGCCGAGCAACTCGCCGCACGCTTCAGGTCGAGCAACTGA
- a CDS encoding ABC transporter substrate-binding protein, with product MALSATLRRALTLAAFALVCAAQTDPAQADIKVGIDLSSTGPAAVIGITSKNAMLMWPKTIAGQKAQYIFLDDGSDPGAAVRNISKLIHEDHVDVIVGPNVTPAALAALDPVAASHTPMITLVGSGSVVEPQAGPRVWAFKMAQTDSAMADVMTRYMANHGVKTVGFIGFADSYGEGWLKEFSTFAKLRHIEIVATERYNRTDSSVTGQVLRLMEAKPDAMLVAGAGTPAVLPQRELVEHGFKGPIYQTHGIATPAFIKLGGRDVEGTLFPTQPVVVARTLPADHPSKKAALDFVNAYEAKYGPGSVTQFAGDAAGVYPRLNDAVARALKTAQPGTEAFRTALRTSLEQAHELVVPNGVVNTSASDHVGLDQRASVMGTIRGGKFVYLSR from the coding sequence ATGGCGTTGTCCGCTACCTTGCGCCGCGCGCTCACGCTCGCAGCATTCGCGCTCGTCTGCGCGGCGCAGACCGACCCGGCGCAGGCCGACATCAAAGTAGGCATCGATTTGTCCTCGACAGGCCCGGCGGCCGTCATCGGCATCACGAGCAAGAATGCGATGCTGATGTGGCCCAAGACGATCGCCGGGCAGAAGGCGCAGTACATCTTCCTCGACGACGGCTCCGACCCCGGCGCGGCCGTGCGCAATATCAGCAAGCTGATCCACGAAGACCACGTCGACGTGATCGTCGGCCCGAACGTCACGCCGGCCGCGCTCGCCGCGCTCGATCCGGTAGCCGCATCGCATACGCCGATGATCACGCTGGTCGGCTCGGGCAGCGTCGTCGAGCCGCAGGCGGGCCCGCGCGTCTGGGCGTTCAAGATGGCGCAGACCGATAGCGCGATGGCCGACGTCATGACGCGGTACATGGCGAATCATGGGGTGAAGACGGTCGGCTTCATCGGCTTTGCCGACAGCTACGGCGAGGGTTGGCTCAAGGAATTTTCGACGTTCGCGAAGCTGCGCCACATCGAGATCGTCGCGACCGAGCGCTACAACCGCACCGATTCGAGCGTCACGGGCCAGGTACTCAGGCTGATGGAAGCCAAGCCCGATGCGATGCTCGTCGCGGGCGCGGGCACGCCGGCCGTATTGCCGCAGCGCGAACTCGTCGAGCACGGCTTCAAAGGCCCGATCTATCAAACGCACGGCATCGCCACGCCCGCATTCATCAAGCTCGGCGGCCGGGACGTCGAAGGGACGCTGTTCCCGACGCAGCCCGTCGTCGTCGCGCGCACGCTGCCGGCCGATCATCCGTCGAAGAAGGCGGCGCTCGATTTCGTGAACGCGTACGAGGCGAAATACGGCCCCGGCAGCGTCACGCAGTTCGCGGGCGACGCGGCAGGCGTGTATCCGCGTCTGAACGATGCAGTCGCGCGCGCGTTGAAAACAGCGCAACCGGGCACGGAAGCGTTCCGTACCGCGCTGCGCACCTCGCTCGAGCAGGCGCACGAACTCGTCGTGCCGAACGGCGTCGTCAATACGAGCGCGAGCGATCACGTCGGGCTCGATCAGCGCGCAAGCGTGATGGGGACGATCAGGGGCGGGAAGTTCGTCTACTTGAGTCGGTAG
- the hyi gene encoding hydroxypyruvate isomerase — protein MTKLCANLTMLFSEVDFPDRFAHAANAGFKGVEYLFPYAYDKQQLAERLEQHGLTQVLHNLPAGDWASGERGIACLPDRVGEFQDGVGTAIEYARALGCKQLNVLAGIAPADAAPETIRETLVANVKFAAQALAAVDIRLLIEPINTYDIPGFYVNRTQQALDLIAASGSDNVFLQYDIYHMQRMEGELAATIEKHLPNIAHMQLADNPGRHEPGTGEINYPFLFAHLEKIGYGGWIGCEYKPAAATAAGLGWAANYL, from the coding sequence ATGACGAAACTCTGCGCGAACCTCACGATGCTATTTAGCGAGGTCGATTTTCCGGACCGCTTCGCACACGCGGCAAACGCCGGCTTCAAAGGCGTCGAATATCTGTTTCCCTACGCATACGATAAGCAGCAGCTTGCCGAACGGCTCGAGCAGCACGGCTTGACGCAGGTGCTGCACAACCTGCCTGCCGGCGATTGGGCGAGCGGCGAACGCGGTATCGCATGCCTGCCCGATCGCGTGGGCGAATTCCAGGACGGCGTCGGCACGGCCATCGAATATGCGCGCGCGCTCGGCTGCAAACAGCTCAACGTGTTGGCCGGTATCGCGCCCGCCGACGCGGCGCCCGAGACGATACGCGAGACCCTCGTCGCCAACGTGAAGTTCGCGGCGCAAGCGCTGGCCGCAGTGGACATCCGCCTCTTGATCGAGCCGATCAATACGTATGACATCCCGGGCTTCTACGTCAATCGCACGCAGCAGGCGCTGGATCTGATCGCGGCAAGCGGAAGCGACAACGTATTTCTGCAATACGACATCTATCACATGCAGCGCATGGAAGGCGAGCTCGCCGCGACGATCGAAAAGCACTTGCCGAACATCGCGCACATGCAGCTCGCGGACAACCCCGGCCGTCACGAGCCGGGTACCGGCGAAATCAACTATCCGTTCCTGTTCGCCCATCTCGAGAAAATCGGTTACGGCGGCTGGATCGGCTGCGAATACAAGCCTGCCGCGGCGACGGCCGCCGGGCTCGGCTGGGCGGCGAACTATCTTTGA